The Halobacterium sp. CBA1132 genome has a segment encoding these proteins:
- a CDS encoding fibrillarin-like rRNA/tRNA 2'-O-methyltransferase has translation MSLPDGVQRRAFDGEDALATRGEPVYGEPVVDGWRRWDAHRSKLGATFEHGLDAGLAGGDSVLYLGAANGTTVSHVADFAGPTYAVEFAPRPVRDLLGVAEDRGNLFPLLKDARKPETYAHVVESELDVIVQDVATRGQADVALANRQFLADDGRFVGAVKARSEDVTREPEAVFEDVLDRLRDGYEVLATERLEPHHDDHLAVVATPK, from the coding sequence ATGAGTCTGCCCGACGGCGTCCAGCGGCGAGCGTTCGACGGTGAGGACGCGCTCGCGACGCGCGGCGAGCCGGTGTACGGCGAACCCGTCGTCGACGGGTGGCGGCGCTGGGACGCCCACCGCTCGAAGCTCGGCGCGACGTTCGAACACGGCCTCGACGCGGGACTCGCGGGCGGCGACAGCGTGCTCTACCTCGGCGCAGCGAACGGCACGACGGTCAGCCACGTCGCGGACTTCGCGGGGCCGACGTACGCCGTCGAGTTCGCGCCGCGACCAGTCCGGGACCTGCTCGGGGTCGCCGAGGACCGCGGAAACCTCTTCCCGCTGCTGAAGGACGCGCGCAAGCCCGAGACGTACGCGCACGTCGTCGAGTCGGAGTTGGACGTCATCGTGCAGGACGTGGCGACGCGGGGGCAGGCCGACGTCGCGCTCGCGAACCGGCAGTTCCTCGCGGACGACGGGCGGTTCGTCGGCGCGGTCAAGGCGCGTAGCGAGGACGTCACGCGCGAACCCGAGGCGGTCTTCGAGGACGTGCTGGACCGACTGCGGGACGGCTACGAAGTGCTGGCGACCGAGCGGCTGGAGCCACACCACGACGACCACCTCGCGGTCGTCGCGACGCCGAAATAG